Proteins from one Triticum aestivum cultivar Chinese Spring chromosome 7A, IWGSC CS RefSeq v2.1, whole genome shotgun sequence genomic window:
- the LOC123149047 gene encoding probable beta-1,3-galactosyltransferase 2 produces the protein MSWRRGAAGGGGGGDGAVARRWVLLLCAGSFSLGLLFTSGMWTLPEATEVAKPNERRGKEAELAAVDCDSTKVGQKQDFRDTLQALDTHNAVQTLDKTIANLETELSAARTLQESFLNGSPVSQEYKASESSGRRKYLMVIGINTAFSSRKRRDSIRNTWMPQGEKRKKLEEEKGIIIRFVIGHSAISGGIVDRAIAAEDRKHGDFMRLDHVEGYLELSGKTKTYFATAVALWDANFYVKVDDDVHVNIATLGQILSKHISRPRVYTGCMKSGPVLSDKEVRYYEPEHWKFGDKYFRHATGQLYAISKDLATYISLNKHVLHKYVNEDVSLGAWFIGLDVEHIDDRRLCCGTPPDCEWKAQAGNTCAASFDWRCSGICNTVENIQGVHNKCGESEKALWTASF, from the exons ATGAgctggaggagaggggcggcgggagggggagggggaggggacggggcCGTGGCCAGGCGGTGGGTGCTCCTGCTCTGCGCCGGGAGCTTCTCCCTCGGCCTGCTCTTCACCTCCGG GATGTGGACATTGCCCGAGGCAACCGAGGTTGCCAAGCCAAACGAAAGAAGAGGGAAAgaggccgagctcgccgccgtagACTGTGATTCTACTAAG GTCGGACAGAAGCAGGATTTCAGAGATACGCTACAGGCCTTGGACACTCACAACGCTGTACA GACACTGGACAAGACGATAGCAAATTTGGAGACAGAGCTTTCAGCTGCAAGGACACTGCAGGAGTCATTCCTCAACGGCTCTCCGGTTTCGCAGGAGTACAAGGCCTCCGAATCGTCCGGAAGGCGCAAGTACCTCATGGTCATCGGCATCAACACGGCCTTCAGCAGCCGTAAGAGGAGGGATTCCATCCGCAACACCTGGATGCCACAAG GAGAGAAGAGGAAAAAGCTGGAGGAAGAGAAGGGCATCATAATTCGTTTTGTCATTGGTCACAG TGCTATTTCAGGTGGAATTGTGGATAGGGCAATCGCGGCAGAGGATAGGAAACACGGAGACTTCATGAGGCTT GATCATGTGGAAGGATACCTTGAATTATCTGGAAAAACCAAGACATACTTTGCGACGGCTGTTGCTTTATGGGATGCTAACTTCTATGTCAAAGTTGATGATGATGTACATGTAAATATAG CCACCCTTGGGCAGATTTTGTCCAAACATATTTCGAGACCCAGAGTATATACTGGATGCATGAAGTCTGGTCCTGTACTATCCGACAA GGAAGTCAGATATTATGAACCCGAGCACTGGAAATTCGGGGATAAGTATTTCCGACATGCCACCGGTCAGCTATATGCTATTTCAAAAGATTTGGCAACCTACATCTCCCTAAATAA GCATGTGTTGCACAAGTATGTCAACGAGGATGTCTCTTTGGGGGCTTGGTTCATAGGGCTAGATGTTGAGCATATTGATGACCGTCGTCTTTGCTGCGGTACTCCACCCG ATTGTGAGTGGAAAGCCCAGGCGGGGAACACCTGCGCGGCGTCATTCGACTGGAGATGCAGCGGCATATGCAACACCGTGGAGAACATCCAGGGAGTGCACAACAAATGCGGGGAGAGCGAAAAGGCGCTCTGGACCGCTTCTTTCTAA